A single Neospora caninum Liverpool complete genome, chromosome VIIb DNA region contains:
- a CDS encoding putative DNA polymerase I: protein MESAHRSARGQGGKNKEAPSQRAGCSEKGDEKGKPAKKSRRGTTRQREEGKKILAVIDGTCVVFRSHFGMPEVLDGGGVPVQAIIGFFRSLAAIRRALLQPSHLVVVFDGPESRESRKAIFDGYKGHRSETPASLVNQFAIILRLCERMQITTLSEPGVEADDVIATLVNRACRLSRLAAEKRALAAEEERQNRDGEAEDEQKEEGSGIDGVCIESQLQGRCSGRTSESRAARQREDRRLSGDSNDTDVVFDEIVVATADKDLLQVLQHNYMEPTAVTSSPSAGPSALAPSLTTEASNCMREGTAAAGEKTPSTRGKETVARLLAASGEAATPGGEAPETRSTKQPKIRIMQLHKKMQIIDDTWVKMEYGVAAHQIRDYLALTGDSVDGITGCPSIGPITAQKIVSAASGNVNALLQNGAALRRLLKPSQVKHLSTFLPLFERNQHLVSLNYEVESLSNICLSRFEVKKKASSFAPLCSRLATPSSHAAKPPYTHALRQHVKAAKDLAEGGKFKRHSGCSFSSIGLPFFRSKARKPAQSRQT, encoded by the exons ATGGAAAGTGCCCATCGCTCAGCGCGTGGCcagggagggaagaacaaggaGGCGCCTTCTCAGCGCGCAGGAtgcagcgagaagggagacgagaagggaaagccAGCAAAGAAGAGCAGGCGCGGCACtacgagacagcgagaagaaggaaagaaaatcCTCGCAGTGATTGACGGGACGTGTGTTGTCTTCCGGTCCCACTTTGGAATGCCCGAAGTCCTCGACGGAGGCGGCGTGCCCGTCCAGGCCATcatcggcttcttccgctctctggcCGCG ATTCGACGAGCTCTCCTGCAACCTTCGCACCTGGTGGTGGTATTCGACGGCCCGGAGAGCCGCGAGTCTCGGAAGGCGATTTTCGACGGCTACAAAGGCCACCGATCCGAGACGCCCGCCAGCTTGGTCAACCAATTTGCCATCattctccgcctctgcgaACGCATGC AGATCACAACTTTGTCTGAGCCTGGCGTGGAGGCAGACGACGTGATTGCGACTCTGGTGAACCGcgcgtgtcgcctctctcggctggcggcagagaaaagagcgctcgcagcggaggaggagagacaaaacagagacggcgaggcagaagacgagcagaaagaagagggtTCAGGGATTGACGGCGTGTGCATCGAGTCGCAGTTGCAGGGCCGGTGCTCGGGACGCACAAGCGAGTCGCGAGCAGcccgccagagagaagaccgaagACTTTCTGGAGACAGCAATGACACGGATGTCGTCTTTGACGAAATCGTCGTCGCGACGGCGGACAAAGATCTCCTTCAG GTTCTTCAGCACAACTACATGGAGCCTACTGCAGTCACGTCTTCCCCCTCGGCCGGCCCGtctgctctcgcgccttctctcacGACAGAGGCGtcgaactgcatgcgagaAGGGACCGCCGCagcaggcgagaaaacgccgagcacgcgaggaaaggagacagttgcgaggcttctcgcggcttctGGCGAGGCGGCAACGCCCGGTGGAGAGGccccggagacgcgcagcacGAAGCAACCGAAAATCCGTATCATGCAGCTACACAAAAAGATGCAAATCATCGACGATACTTGGGTGAAAATGGAATACG GCGTGGCGGCTCACCAAATCAGAGACTACCTCGCGTtgacaggagacagcgtcgACGGCATCACGGGCTGTCCCAGCATCGGCCCAATCACCGCCCAAAAGATTGTCTCGGCTGCCTCAGGAAATGTGAAC gcgcttctccagaACGGGGCCGCCCTTCGTCGCTTGTTGAAGCCGAGCCAGGTGAAGCATCTGAGCACGTTTCTGCCGCTCTTTGAGCGAAACCAGCATTTGGTTTCTCTGAACTACGAAGTGGAGTCTCTGTCGAAcatttgtctctcgcgcttcgaggtcaagaagaaggcgagttCGTTTGCCCCTCTCTGttcgcgcctcgccacgCCCTCGTCGCATGCCGCGAAGCCGCCGTACACGCACGCGCTCCGTCAACACGTGAAGGCGGCGAAAGACCTGGCCGAGGGCGGGAAGTTCAAACGCCACTCAGgttgctccttctcttcgatCGGGTTGCCGTTCTTCCGAAGCAAAGCGAGGAAGCCTGCGCAGTCGCGACAGACTTGA